The Synchiropus splendidus isolate RoL2022-P1 chromosome 11, RoL_Sspl_1.0, whole genome shotgun sequence genome contains a region encoding:
- the hopx gene encoding homeodomain-only protein, with protein sequence MSSKAMESMNLSEYQTKVLEENFKLSKHPDDTDVMLIAAESGLSEADTQKWFTLRTAEWRKAEGLPAEQGSVLD encoded by the exons ATGAGCTCCAAGGCGATGGAGAGCATGAATCTGTCCGAGTACCAGACCAAAGTGCTGGAGGAGAATTTCAAGTTGAGCAAACACCCGGATGACACCGATGTGATGCTGATCGCGGCCGAGTCCGGACTCTCCGAGGCGGACACGCAG AAGTGGTTCACGCTCCGGACAGCGGAGTGGCGGAAGGCCGAAGGTCTTCCTGCGGAGCAAGGATCCGTGCTGGACTGA
- the LOC128767282 gene encoding uncharacterized protein LOC128767282, with protein sequence MWRSQGVGARFGPSKRIQELARHKTSKAVWATTPRSPHSSSCEPNCPIWHVDPRTATAPVSPRVLQLSRPKRNHPDFVGNRQSSQSFVSAASKTATASQRVLCLALPRLKQSDICRNLGRPEEPVWRVSNSAKRATASPRLRVLAAPKPLSKDYLPPREPEWTRRNRS encoded by the exons ATGTGGCGGAGTCAGG GAGTCGGGGCCAGATTTGGACCGTCAAAGAG GATCCAGGAGCTGGCTAGGCACAAAACCTCAAAGGCAGTTTGGGCCACGACTCCCCG GTCTCCCCACTCGTCCAGCTGTGAACCCAACTGTCCCATCTGGCACGTGGACCCCAGAACTGCCACCGCCCCGGTGTCCCCGCGCGTGCTGCAGCTCTCCAGACCCAAGCGGAACCACCCGGACTTCGTTGGCAACAGACAG agttCGCAGTCTTTTGTGTCTGCAGCGTCGAAAACTGCCACCGCATCTCAGCGAGTCCTCTGCCTCGCACTGCCCCGGCTGAAGCAGAGCGACATCTGCCGCAACCTGGGTCGGCCCGAGGAACCCGTCTGGAGA GTTTCTAACTCAGCGAAGCGAGCAACGGCTAGTCCTCGTCTGAGAGTCCTGGCAGCGCCCAAGCCTCTGAGCAAAGACTACCTCCCTCCGCGAGAACCAGAGTGGACCCGGCGGAACCGTTCTTGA
- the arl9 gene encoding ADP-ribosylation factor-like protein 9 isoform X1 has translation MSRLRGAALLGAALAGGLAYAAWNYFSSAEEEKERETPPEEEREKEDVGAERREETPQIDDEERVEETVLVEATAPPTVVQQSSPAASAPGQVLVLGLDGAGKTSLLQCLSTGCPGVDVEPTKGFNAVSVTREELSLHFLEIGGSEELRQYWPRYMGNALLLVFVVDSADSARFSVARRHLHEMMAADARLPLMVLANKQDLPGACCITDLYEALSLLEVGDRKLFLIGTHAKAGAAELSSGVQDAKELIMQMVCDRK, from the exons ATGTCTCGGCTGAGAGGAGCCGCTCTGCTCGGTGCTGCGCTCGCGGGAGGACTAGCTTACGCCGCCTGGAACTACTTTTCCTCCgccgaggaggagaaggagcgagAAACTCCaccggaggaggagagggagaaggaagATGTCGGAGCGGAGAGAAGGGAAGAAACACCTCAAATAGACGATGAAGAGCGGGTGGAAGAGACCGTCTTGGTGGAGGCgacagcgccccctacagttGTCCAG CAGTCCTCTCCTGCTGCCTCGGCGCCGGGCCAGGTTCTGGTGCTGGGTCTGGATGGGGCTGGGAAGACCAGCCTGCTGCAGTGTCTGTCCACGGGCTGCCCAGGGGTCGACGTGGAGCCGACCAAGGGGTTCAACGCCGTGTCCGTCACCAGAGAGGAGCTGAGCCTGCACTTCCTGGAGA TTGGAGGGTCCGAGGAGCTGCGTCAGTACTGGCCACGCTACATGGGCAACGCCCTGCTGCTGGTGTTTGTGGTGGACTCCGCCGATTCTGCGCGCTTCTCCGTTGCTAGGAGACATCTCCACGAGATGATGGCGGCCGACGCTCGCCTGCCTCTCATGGTGCTCGCCAACAAGCAG GACCTTCCCGGTGCCTGCTGCATCACAGACCTTTACGAGGCGCTGAGCCTCTTGGAGGTCGGTGATCGGAAGCTCTTCCTCATCGGGACTCACGCGAAGGCAGGGGCAGCTGAACTCAGCTCAGGAGTCCAGGACGCCAAGGAGCTGATCATGCAGATGGTCTGTGACCGGAAGTGA
- the arl9 gene encoding ADP-ribosylation factor-like protein 9 isoform X2: MSRLRGAALLGAALAGGLAYAAWNYFSSAEEEKERETPPEEEREKEDVGAERREETPQIDDEERVEETVLVEATAPPTVVQSSPAASAPGQVLVLGLDGAGKTSLLQCLSTGCPGVDVEPTKGFNAVSVTREELSLHFLEIGGSEELRQYWPRYMGNALLLVFVVDSADSARFSVARRHLHEMMAADARLPLMVLANKQDLPGACCITDLYEALSLLEVGDRKLFLIGTHAKAGAAELSSGVQDAKELIMQMVCDRK, translated from the exons ATGTCTCGGCTGAGAGGAGCCGCTCTGCTCGGTGCTGCGCTCGCGGGAGGACTAGCTTACGCCGCCTGGAACTACTTTTCCTCCgccgaggaggagaaggagcgagAAACTCCaccggaggaggagagggagaaggaagATGTCGGAGCGGAGAGAAGGGAAGAAACACCTCAAATAGACGATGAAGAGCGGGTGGAAGAGACCGTCTTGGTGGAGGCgacagcgccccctacagttGTCCAG TCCTCTCCTGCTGCCTCGGCGCCGGGCCAGGTTCTGGTGCTGGGTCTGGATGGGGCTGGGAAGACCAGCCTGCTGCAGTGTCTGTCCACGGGCTGCCCAGGGGTCGACGTGGAGCCGACCAAGGGGTTCAACGCCGTGTCCGTCACCAGAGAGGAGCTGAGCCTGCACTTCCTGGAGA TTGGAGGGTCCGAGGAGCTGCGTCAGTACTGGCCACGCTACATGGGCAACGCCCTGCTGCTGGTGTTTGTGGTGGACTCCGCCGATTCTGCGCGCTTCTCCGTTGCTAGGAGACATCTCCACGAGATGATGGCGGCCGACGCTCGCCTGCCTCTCATGGTGCTCGCCAACAAGCAG GACCTTCCCGGTGCCTGCTGCATCACAGACCTTTACGAGGCGCTGAGCCTCTTGGAGGTCGGTGATCGGAAGCTCTTCCTCATCGGGACTCACGCGAAGGCAGGGGCAGCTGAACTCAGCTCAGGAGTCCAGGACGCCAAGGAGCTGATCATGCAGATGGTCTGTGACCGGAAGTGA
- the LOC128767284 gene encoding snRNA-activating protein complex subunit 1-like: MPTTTVAPSDCFYDSLAEDVEELLGRFQQTESIRFKDFSAIWREMSFSDVFIGLNSMSEAKRFSMVAMATSLKYFLPPYSFQIRVGALYLMFGFHKTQQASPPVPVRLPLKDMAAVEKFIEDSEVAGHHDVVYIYHKLLSEKALSFTAMPELLDYTRSRKPKKAVCEELIGRTTAVQELLSSERLEELNNIQAHYETMKKNTAEVSQQAAVTHRDFADQLHGCLLDFADWQLKTFSKPMKSEAAESPSCSRAKLLSSIKHKSYTNCPDTDKSRRHRKVEMADSSWDQVAKPRRKRPPSLQSRTRLVLDVKPEKHHKQTWLLCAPDEELEKTRGVRNARRSQQQMH; this comes from the coding sequence ATGCCCACCACGACCGTTGCTCCATCCGACTGCTTCTATGACTCTCTGGCCGAAGATGTGGAGGAACTGCTGGGCAGGTTCCAGCAAACCGAGTCCATCAGGTTCAAAGACTTCTCTGCCATCTGGCGGGAGATGAGCTTCTCTGACGTCTTCATCGGACTCAACAGCATGTCCGAGGCCAAGAGGTTCTCCATGGTGGCCATGGCCACGTCCTTGAAGTACTTCCTGCCGCCGTACAGCTTCCAGATCCGGGTGGGAGCTCTGTACCTGATGTTTGGCTTCCACAAGACGCAGCAGGCCTCGCCGCCTGTCCCGGTCAGGCTGCCGTTGAAGGACATGGCTGCAGTTGAGAAGTTCATAGAGGACTCTGAGGTTGCCGGGCACCATGATGTGGTCTACATCTATCACAAGCTGCTGTCGGAAAAGGCCTTGAGTTTCACCGCCATGCCGGAGCTGCTGGACTACACCAGGTCGAGGAAGCCCAAGAAGGCTGTGTGTGAAGAGCTGATAGGTCGCACCACGGCAGTGCAGGAGCTGCTGTCGTCCGAGCGGCTGGAGGAGCTCAACAACATCCAGGCTCACTATGAAACCATGAAGAAGAACACGGCGGAGGTGAGCCAACAGGCTGCCGTGACACACCGCGACTTTGCCGACCAGCTGCACGGCTGCTTGTTAGACTTTGCCGACTGGCAGCTCAAGACTTTCTCGAAACCAATGAAAAGCGAAGCGGCGGAGTCGCCCAGCTGCAGCCGGGCCAAGCTGCTGTCCTCCATCAAGCACAAGAGCTACACCAACTGCCCCGACACGGACAAGTCCAGGAGACACCGCAAGGTGGAGATGGCCGActccagctgggatcaggtGGCCAAACCCAGGAGGAAGAGGCCGCCGTCCCTGCAGTCACGCACCCGGCTGGTTCTGGACGTGAAGCCGGAGAAGCACCACAAACAGACGTGGCTCCTGTGTGCTCCAGATGAAGAGCTGGAGAAAACCCGAGGCGTTAGGAACGCACGACGATCCCAGCAGCAGATGCActag